From bacterium, one genomic window encodes:
- the rimO gene encoding 30S ribosomal protein S12 methylthiotransferase RimO yields the protein MLFKTTMISLDDNYRKKSGVKLNIGLINLGCPKNLVDAETLLGFISREKFKITNISDAQIAIVNTCCFIKEAAEESIDTIFKLNQLKNTGQIKLIIVAGCLPQRYKKNAFAELKEADAFVGPGKYSGINEIIKNCLDAKREIRVSSLPDHHASIRTVPLTPNHYTYLKISDGCSNRCHYCSIPSIRGPYRSRPWKDLKKELGFLSSSRHLKELNIIGQDITAYGNDLKNNTSLPALLKEIIVNTNIPWIRLLYTHPKHFKEELLDMISSEKRILRYIDLPLQHINDRILEKMNRGVTKKLILDLLEKIKNKIPQIAVRTTFIVGFPTESDKEFHELLDFVKEQKFDRLGAFKYSPEEGTRAFSFKPRIPRHIQEERYHELMNTQKSVSLNKNKRLAGQKIKVLVDGISTDKNYSFYGRTESDAPEIDNTVWIRNTRVKSNRKIRIGNFYTVNIVQAKHYDLIGEITG from the coding sequence TTGCTTTTTAAAACAACAATGATTAGTTTAGATGATAATTACAGAAAAAAAAGCGGGGTAAAATTAAACATTGGACTAATAAACCTGGGCTGCCCGAAAAATCTGGTTGATGCTGAAACCTTGCTGGGGTTTATATCCCGCGAAAAATTTAAAATAACAAATATATCCGACGCCCAAATAGCAATTGTAAACACCTGTTGTTTTATCAAAGAGGCGGCGGAAGAATCGATTGATACAATCTTTAAGCTCAACCAGTTAAAAAATACTGGGCAAATAAAACTAATTATAGTCGCGGGGTGCCTGCCTCAGCGGTATAAAAAAAACGCGTTTGCCGAATTAAAAGAAGCAGACGCTTTTGTGGGCCCGGGCAAATATTCCGGAATAAATGAAATCATTAAAAACTGCCTGGATGCGAAAAGAGAAATCAGGGTAAGCAGCCTTCCAGACCATCATGCTTCAATCCGCACGGTTCCTTTAACACCAAACCATTATACATATTTAAAAATTTCAGACGGGTGTTCTAATAGATGCCACTACTGTTCTATCCCCTCAATCCGCGGACCTTATCGCAGCAGGCCGTGGAAGGATTTAAAAAAAGAATTAGGTTTTCTTTCCAGCAGCAGGCATTTGAAAGAACTAAATATTATCGGCCAGGATATAACGGCATACGGAAATGATTTAAAAAATAATACCAGCCTGCCAGCATTGCTGAAAGAAATTATTGTCAATACAAACATTCCATGGATACGCCTGCTTTACACGCACCCCAAACATTTCAAAGAAGAGCTCCTGGATATGATAAGCAGTGAAAAACGCATTTTAAGATATATCGACCTGCCTCTCCAGCATATTAACGACAGGATTCTCGAGAAAATGAACCGCGGGGTCACTAAAAAACTTATACTGGATCTTCTTGAAAAAATAAAAAATAAAATACCTCAAATAGCCGTGAGAACAACTTTTATTGTCGGCTTCCCGACTGAATCCGACAAAGAATTTCATGAATTGCTGGATTTTGTCAAAGAGCAAAAATTTGACCGGCTGGGGGCGTTTAAATATTCTCCTGAGGAAGGGACAAGGGCCTTCTCCTTCAAACCCCGTATCCCAAGGCATATACAGGAAGAAAGATACCATGAACTTATGAACACGCAAAAATCGGTTTCGTTAAATAAAAACAAAAGACTCGCGGGGCAAAAGATAAAAGTGTTAGTAGACGGGATTTCGACGGATAAAAATTATTCTTTTTACGGGCGCACTGAATCTGACGCGCCTGAAATAGATAACACGGTCTGGATTAGAAACACCCGCGTGAAATCAAATAGAAAAATAAGAATAGGCAATTTTTACACAGTGAATATCGTACAGGCGAAACATTATGATTTAATAGGAGAAATAACAGGTTAA
- a CDS encoding FAD:protein FMN transferase, producing the protein MRNQNRRNWVIALSVIFALLNISCDKYRKTEETRFIMGTIVDIKIYRAEKEKARAVIKKAFDEIERIDKLFSHYKEDSIIAKINNNSGRWIEVPGEVLNLVDRAVKFSDLTGGAFDITIGPVVNLWGFGPSRNRRVPSRAEISDKLSLVNYKNIEIDKEKNRIKIKKGMRLDMGGIAKGYAVDCAVKILRENGINNALVNAGGDIFVMGEKKKEEFFNIGIQHPRKEKEIIQSLKVSDVSVITSGDYENYFIEDGKRYHHIFNPKTGYPSNLCQSVTIITRSHAVDILSTGIFVLGPEKGIELVESIPGAECFIIDESGKIIKSKGFDKYIAKTN; encoded by the coding sequence ATGCGAAACCAAAACCGCCGGAATTGGGTTATAGCGTTAAGCGTTATTTTTGCATTGCTGAATATTTCATGCGACAAATACAGAAAAACCGAAGAAACCAGGTTTATAATGGGGACTATCGTTGATATTAAAATCTACCGGGCGGAGAAGGAAAAAGCCCGGGCTGTAATTAAAAAGGCGTTTGACGAAATTGAACGGATAGATAAATTATTCAGCCACTATAAGGAAGATAGTATTATTGCAAAGATAAATAATAACAGCGGGAGATGGATAGAAGTGCCTGGAGAAGTATTGAATTTAGTGGATAGGGCCGTGAAATTTTCTGATTTAACAGGGGGGGCTTTTGATATTACTATCGGCCCGGTTGTCAACCTGTGGGGTTTTGGACCCTCACGAAACCGCCGTGTGCCTTCCCGCGCGGAAATTTCCGATAAACTTTCTCTTGTTAATTATAAAAACATAGAAATTGATAAAGAGAAAAACAGAATAAAAATAAAGAAAGGAATGAGGCTGGACATGGGCGGGATAGCCAAAGGTTACGCGGTGGATTGCGCGGTAAAAATTTTAAGGGAAAATGGTATTAATAACGCCCTGGTCAACGCGGGCGGGGATATTTTCGTAATGGGAGAGAAAAAAAAGGAAGAGTTTTTTAATATAGGAATTCAGCATCCAAGAAAAGAAAAAGAAATTATACAAAGCCTTAAAGTTTCTGATGTTTCTGTAATCACATCGGGAGATTACGAAAATTATTTTATTGAAGACGGCAAAAGATACCATCATATTTTTAATCCAAAAACAGGATACCCGTCAAACCTGTGCCAGAGTGTCACAATTATCACAAGAAGCCATGCCGTGGATATTCTCTCGACAGGAATTTTTGTCCTTGGCCCTGAAAAAGGGATAGAACTGGTAGAATCGATTCCCGGTGCGGAATGTTTTATTATAGACGAATCAGGAAAGATTATAAAATCGAAAGGATTTGATAAATATATTGCGAAAACTAATTGA
- the amrS gene encoding AmmeMemoRadiSam system radical SAM enzyme encodes MKNKSKEALFYKKLDNKKAQCILCPKHCVIPSDKAGFCRARENVEGILYAVNYGQTASSPSLDPIEKKPLYHFYPGSLILSLGANSCNFACKNCQNWSISQVEINTIPISPRELSDLAKRTNSLGVAYTYTEPFTWYEFVLETAGLIRDMGMKNVLVTNGFVEEEPLKKILPLIDALNIDIKSMNDDFYKKVCAGRLEPVLKTVELSAKTSHVEITNLVIPGLNDLESDFHKLVDWLSAVAGPDVPLHFSRYFPNYKMETGSTPVTVLETARKIAREKLHYVYVGNVPDISANTTYCPKCNNELIQRVGYSIKKTGLKEGKCVKCETKTAGIGL; translated from the coding sequence ATGAAAAATAAAAGCAAAGAAGCGTTATTTTATAAAAAACTTGATAATAAGAAAGCGCAATGCATACTTTGCCCAAAGCACTGTGTAATCCCGTCTGATAAGGCCGGTTTCTGCAGGGCGAGGGAAAATGTTGAGGGTATACTTTACGCGGTCAACTACGGGCAGACCGCGTCATCGCCGTCGCTTGACCCGATCGAAAAAAAACCTTTGTATCATTTTTACCCCGGGTCACTGATACTTTCCCTCGGCGCCAACAGCTGCAATTTCGCGTGTAAAAACTGCCAGAACTGGAGCATTTCGCAGGTTGAAATCAATACGATACCCATATCTCCCAGGGAACTTTCGGATCTCGCGAAAAGGACAAATTCCCTGGGTGTTGCCTATACCTACACGGAACCTTTTACATGGTATGAGTTTGTCCTGGAAACGGCCGGGTTAATCAGGGACATGGGCATGAAAAACGTTCTCGTCACAAATGGTTTTGTGGAGGAAGAGCCTTTAAAAAAGATTTTACCGCTGATAGACGCGTTAAATATCGACATAAAATCAATGAATGATGATTTTTACAAGAAAGTCTGCGCCGGCAGGCTGGAACCGGTTTTAAAGACGGTTGAATTGTCCGCGAAAACATCGCATGTTGAAATCACCAATCTTGTAATACCGGGCTTGAACGATTTAGAATCTGATTTTCATAAATTGGTTGACTGGCTGAGCGCTGTGGCAGGGCCGGATGTTCCCCTGCATTTTTCCCGTTACTTTCCAAATTATAAAATGGAAACGGGATCGACCCCCGTTACGGTACTTGAAACCGCGAGAAAAATAGCCAGGGAAAAACTTCATTATGTTTATGTCGGCAACGTGCCGGATATTTCCGCTAACACGACTTATTGCCCGAAATGCAATAATGAGCTTATCCAGAGGGTAGGTTATTCCATTAAAAAAACTGGATTAAAGGAGGGGAAGTGCGTAAAATGCGAAACCAAAACCGCCGGAATTGGGTTATAG
- a CDS encoding metallophosphoesterase — protein sequence MKELNHTNRRINKYYLLINFFITIIIFLFIYHLYFGEQIKIDEPFSGESAYSSGQIDISLKDSVITNCYQTVFTIFAKSFYPSAEIKNKSASKINLVLVVKNIDTENSDTEITGKAEIKKLNGSFLFKLELDKNAVSGIKIFPKKENEKFSFAVIGDTRGSENPFTNKRGSYFIYKQFEKEIKSAKPAFWINLGDMVNSGHPYQYRRFKEQIKNVPSPFFPVIGNHEFVDPIGEKYFKALFGNTNYSFNYSNFHFIVINNSRGDFSKKDFEWLEKDIDKNPKKQSIVFMHIPVFDPRPGENYAMKNKENAWHLEEIFVKKKIRYVFASHIHSYAYAERKGVKYYISGGGGAKLESKKDFYNYLFVKAEGRKLEVELRKLEPPFIFRVIN from the coding sequence ATGAAGGAATTAAACCATACCAACCGCAGGATAAATAAGTATTATCTTCTGATTAATTTTTTTATTACAATTATAATATTTCTTTTTATTTATCATCTTTATTTCGGGGAACAGATAAAAATAGATGAACCATTCTCAGGGGAATCCGCTTATTCATCCGGCCAGATTGATATTTCCCTTAAAGATTCTGTTATAACAAACTGCTACCAAACGGTGTTTACAATATTTGCGAAATCTTTTTACCCTTCGGCGGAAATAAAAAATAAAAGCGCTTCCAAAATAAATCTGGTCCTTGTCGTCAAAAATATTGACACGGAAAATTCGGATACTGAAATTACAGGCAAGGCTGAAATAAAAAAATTGAACGGGAGCTTCCTTTTTAAACTTGAATTGGACAAAAACGCCGTATCCGGGATAAAAATCTTTCCCAAAAAAGAAAATGAAAAATTCAGTTTCGCGGTAATCGGGGACACAAGAGGAAGTGAAAACCCTTTTACAAACAAGCGCGGAAGTTATTTTATTTACAAACAGTTTGAGAAAGAAATTAAATCGGCCAAACCGGCATTCTGGATTAATCTTGGTGATATGGTCAATTCCGGTCACCCGTATCAATACCGCCGTTTTAAGGAACAGATTAAAAATGTCCCTTCCCCTTTTTTCCCGGTAATCGGGAACCATGAGTTTGTCGATCCCATAGGTGAAAAATATTTCAAAGCTTTATTCGGGAACACTAATTACAGTTTCAATTACAGTAATTTTCATTTTATTGTAATTAATAATTCCAGGGGTGATTTCTCAAAGAAAGATTTTGAATGGCTTGAAAAAGATATAGATAAAAATCCAAAAAAACAATCAATTGTATTCATGCATATACCTGTTTTTGACCCGCGCCCTGGTGAAAATTACGCGATGAAAAATAAAGAAAATGCATGGCATCTTGAGGAAATATTTGTAAAGAAAAAAATCAGATATGTATTTGCAAGCCACATACATAGTTATGCCTATGCGGAAAGAAAAGGCGTGAAATATTATATTTCAGGCGGCGGCGGCGCGAAACTTGAATCCAAAAAAGATTTTTACAATTACCTTTTTGTAAAAGCGGAAGGCAGAAAACTGGAAGTGGAACTCCGCAAACTTGAACCGCCGTTTATTTTCAGGGTAATCAATTAG